In the genome of Planctomyces sp. SH-PL62, the window GACGCCACCCGGATCCGGGAGTTCTCCGCCTCCTTCGGCCCCGACGACCCGATCCGGGCCTTCCCGATGATCGTGGTGGTCGACGACGCCGAGTTCACCGCCCGCAACCTCACGAACTTCCTCTGGGTCGTCTTCACCCGGTCCAACCCGGCCGTCGACGTCCACGGGATCGGCGAGTTCGTCCAGGACAAGCACTGGGGATGCACCGGCCCGCTCGTGATCGACGCCCGCATCAAGCCCCACCACGCCCCCCCCCTGATCGACGACCCCGAGACCGAAGCCCGCGTCGACCGCCTCGCCGCCCCCGGAGGCCCGCTGCACGGCATCCTCTGAGACCCCCCGGCCGACGTCGCGGCGATTGGGTTCAAAATTGGGTTCGTTCGCGCGCGGTCGAACGAACCCATCGGACGTAAACCATTGCCACCAAATAGGTTTATCTGGATACCGCCGCACCATGGATTGGCTTCCTTCGGCGTTTTTCGCCTCGGCGACCTTGTTCGGCGGGACCGGAAGGTCATCTGAAGCCCCTGCTGCCGGCATCACGGCGATTGGGTTCAAAATTGGGTTCGTTCGCGCCGCGGCCGGACGAACCCATCGGACGCAACTTCTTATTTTCAAAGTCCTTTTGATAGATCCAACCGCCCCGTGGATTGGCTTCCTTCGGCGTTTTCTCCTCGTCGATCTCGTTCGCCGGGGTCGGGTGGGCGGTCGACATTCGACCGTCTCGGCACCGCGTGCAAGGCGGCGTCGAGGAGGAGGCGCGACGGAACGCCCCACCAGGACAATGCGCCCGGTCCGGCGGTCGCGAACGAGATTCGGCGTGGAGAGCAGGGCCATGCCCCGGCGGCGGCATTTGACGAGCCGGTCAAGGGGCGATAGACTGAGTCTCCCTTGGAAGAGAGGGGGGTGCGCGGTCGTTGCGCGAAGACCGTCAGGACTCGGGCTTGCGTTCGCTCCTCGCGGGCGTTGCGCGGCGTCGGGCTCGTCGTGTTCGCGTCAGGCTGGATCGGCACACAGTACCCATGTGACCTCGTTTCCATTCGACCCTGGCAAGGCCGCCCCGGGCGCGACGCTCCGGGGAGCGCGGCTGGATCGAAATCGTCGTCAAGAGAGGTGGAATTCGTGTCTTTGGTCGTCAAAGATCTGATCGACGCCGGCGTACACTTCGGCCACCGGGCCAGCCGCTGGAACCCGAAGATGAAGCCGTACATCTACGGCAAGCGCAACCTGATCCACATCATCGACTTGAAGGAGACGGTGCGCGGGCTGCTTCGCGCCACCAAGTACTTCCACAAGGTCGCCTCGCAGAACGGGCTGATCCTGTTCGTCGGAACCAAGCGGCAGGCTTCCGAGACGCTCGTCGAGGAATGCACCCGCAGCGGCATGCCCTACGTCACCGAGCGTTGGCTGGGCGGCACGCTGACCAACTTCCGGACGATCCGCAGCCGGCTGGAACGGCTTGAGGAGCTGGAGACGATCCTCGACGGCGAGCAGGCCGCGAGCTACTCCAAGAAGATGATCTCCACGCTCACCCGCGAGCGTCGGAAGATCGAGCGTAACCTCAGCGGCATCCGCAACATGACGCGGCTCCCCGAGGCCCTGCTGGTGGTCGACCCGCGTCGCGAGCACATCGCCGTCGCCGAGGCCCGCAAGCTGGGCGTCAAGGTCGTCGCGCTCCTGGACACGGACTGCGATCCGGACCTGGTCGACCTGCCGGTCCCGGCCAACGACGACAGCATGCGGTCGATCGAGCTGCTGATCAAGCGGCTGAACGACGCGATCATCGAGGGCAAGGCCATCGCCCCCGACCTGCCGCCGCAGGTGGAAGAGCGCGAGGAGCGCGGCCCGCGTCGCGGCCGTGACGACCGTGGCGGTCGCCGTGGACCCGGCGGTCCCCGCGACGGCATCCGCATGGGCGGCGGCGGCGGCAGCGGCCCCGTCCCCCGTCGGGCCCCGGACAGGCCCCGGTCCCGGCTCCGGCCCCCGTCGCCCCCGCCCCGGTCGCCGAAGCGGCCCCGGCCGTCGACGCGGCCCCGGCCGCCGACGCAGCCCCTGTCGCCGAGGCGGCTCCCGTCGCCGAAGCGGCCCCGGCCGTCGAGTCGGCCCCGGCCCCTGTCGAGCAGCCCGCCGAGTCGGCGTCCGCCGAGCCGAAGGACGAGGCCCCGGCCGCCGAGCCGACCGGCGAAGGCGCCTGACCCTCGCCCCGCGAGGGTCCGCCATCGGACCATCAACCGGCCGCCGTCTCCGCGACGGCGGCCGGCCCCTCGCGCCGTCCCGATCCCCCCGATCGGCCAGCCGATCCGTTTCGACGGTCCTTCGACCGACGCTTCCCGGGATCGATCGGACGCGCGACACCCCCCGCACAGATCCGCTCGAAGCCACGAGTCGACCGAAAGCAAGAGGAGAGTTCCCGAATGGCCGCGATCACGGCTCAGGTTGTCAATGAGTTCCGCAAGAAGACCGGACTGGGCCTGATGGAGTGCAAGAAGCTCCTGACCGAGGCCGACGGCGACCTGGCCAAGGCCGAAACCCTGGCCAAGGAGCGTGGGCTCAAGCAGGCCGAACTTCGCGCCGGGCGCGCCGCCACCGCCGGCCGCGTCGAGGCGTACATCCACCACGACTCGAAGTCGGGCGTCCTGGTCGAGCTGAACTGCGAGACCGACTTCGTCGCCCGCAACGACGAGTTCAAGCAGCTCGCCAAGGACCTCGCCCTGCACGTCATGGCGGTCAACCCCAAGTACGTCCGCCGCGAGGACGTGCCGGCCGACGCCGTCGCCGAGCAGAAGCGGATCTTCATCAGCCAGGTGGCCGACAAGCCCGAGGCCATCCAGGAGAAGATCGCCGTCGGCAAGCTCGACTCGTGGTACGCCGAGTCGGTCCTGATGGACCAGCCGTTCATCCGAGACGACACGAAGAGCGTCAAGGACGTCATCATGGCCGTCAACGCCCGCGTCGGCGAGAACATCTCGATCGCCCGCTTCGCCCGCTTCATCGTCGGCGAGGCTCGCTGAGCCGAACTTCGACGCGCCGGACGCCTTCGGCCCTGGCGTCCGGCGCGTTCGTCCCCCCGCTCCGAGGCCGGATGGACCCCTCGCGCCGCCCCGATCCGCAATGAAGGAAAAGGACATGGACTCCCCCGCCTCGACCGAGCGCCCCGCCTTCCGACGCATCCTCCTGAAGCTCTCCGGCGAGAGCTTCTGCCGCCCCGGCGAGGGGGGGATCAGCGTGGAGGAGGTCAGCCGGATCGCCCGCCAGGTGACGCGGGTCGCCTCGCTCGGCGTCGAGATCGCCATCGTCGTCGGCGGCGGCAACATCCTCCGCGGCGCCCAGCTCAGCCGGGGCTCGGACGTCATCAAGGAGGCGACCGCCCACTACATGGGGATGACGGCCACCGTCATCAACGGCCTGGCCCTCCAGGACGCGCTCGAGAGCCTGGGCTGCGAGACCCGGCTCCAGACCACGATCCGGATGGACGAGATCGCCGAGCCGTTCATCCGCCGCCGGGCGCTCTCCCACCTGGCCAAGGGCCGCGTCGTCGTCCTGGCGACCGGGACCGGCAGCCCGTTCGTCACCACCGACACCGCCGCCGCCCTCCGCGGCAAGGAGTTGGGGGTCGACGTCCTCATGAAGGCCACCCGCGTCGACGGCGTCTACTCGGCCGACCCCGAGAAGAACCCCCACGCCCTGCTCTACGAGTCCCTCTCGTACGACCAGGTGCTCCGCGACGAGCTCAAGGTCATGGACATGACGGCCATCGGCATGTGCATGGAGAACCGGCTGCCGATCCTCGTGTTCAACTTCAAGAAGGAAGGGAACATCCAGCGGGCCGTCTGCGGCGAGCCGATCGGCACCTGGGTCGGCGTCTCCCCCCGGCCTCGGGCCGGCGCGGCGGCCTCCGCCTGATCCCGGCCCGACCCCTCCGAACCGCCCCGCTCCTCACGCCAGCCCCCAGGGGGCCTTTGCCCGCAGGCCGCGATCCGGGTAAGCTGGCGGATTGATCGCGCGGGCGTCCGACGTCCCACGTCGACGCCCGGGCCTCTCCGTTCATTCCGATTCGATCCGACCCGATTCAACGCGTCCGCCGACGAGCCTGGGAGCCGTTCCGATGAGCATCGAAGAAATCGCCCTCGAAGCCGAAGATCGGATGGAGAAGAGCGTCACCCTGCTGATCGACCAGCTCCGGGGCATCCGCACCGGGAGGGCCAACGTGGGGCTCGTCGAATCGGTCCGGGTCGAGTACTACGGCTCGTTCACCCCGCTCAAGCAGCTTGCGAACCTGAGCACGCCCGAGCCCCAGCAGATCCTGATCCGCCCCTTCGACCCCTCCGTCGTCGGCGACATCATCCGGGCCATCCAGGTCAGCGAGCTGGGCCTCACCCCCAACTCCGACGGCAAGGCCGTCCGCCTGAACATCCCCCCGCTCTCCGTCGAGCAGCGCAAGAAGCTCGTCGGTCGCGTCAAGGACCTCGCCGAGGAGGCCCGCGTCTCGATCCGCAACATCCGCCGAGACGCCAACAAGCAGGGCGACCAGGAGCAGACCGACAAGATCCTCACCGAGGACGACCTCACCACCTGCAAGGAAGAGATCCAGGCCCTCACCAAGAAGTTCGAGGGCAAGGTCAACGACCTCGCCGAGAAGAAGTCCGCCGAGATCCTCGAATCCTGATCCGCCCCCCGGGGAGAGGAAAATCCGACGTCTCCCCGCCGCTCTCTTGACCCACGCCCCCGAGGATCTCTATAGTGGGGAACCCCGGGGGCGAACGGCTCCCAGCCTCAATCTCCGGGCGATTAGCTCAGTTGGCTAGAGCGCATGCTCGACACGCATGAGGTCACAGGTTCGAATCCTGTATCGCCCACTCCCTCCGCCTCGTCCCGGGACGACGCCAGGTCGTCCCCCTTGCGTCGACCGAGTCCCCCCTCGCTCGACGCGTCCGAACTCGTCGTGGCGTACGCCAGGTCCGTGGACGTGCAGTCCGAGCCGAACGGCGGCGTCGGGCCAGGAACGTCCGGCGAGCGCTCGGTCCGTCGCCGCTTGATGACGGGGACGAATGGAAGCCGCACCTGAAGGCGGAACGGACGTCGGATCGAGACCCGCCGACGTCCGCTTCAAGCTCCACCGGCCCGCCCCGGATCAGGTGGGCAGACAGCCCCTCGACTTCATCAACTCGATGATGCGGTCGACGCATTCATCCACATTGATTTGATCGGTCTGGAGCACGAGGTCCGGCGATTTTGGTTCCTCGAACGCCGCCGTCACGCCGGGCATCTGCGCGATCTTGCCCTCGTCGGCCATCCGATACGCGCCGCTCTGGTCGCGATCTCGGAGCACTTCCATCGGCGCGGTGCAGTAGACCTCCAGGATGCGGTCCCGGCCGATGAGCTGCTTCGTCCGTTCGCGTACCGCCTCATGGGGTGCGACGAAGGCCGCGATCGTGATGATCCCCGCGTCGTTGAGCAGTTTCGCCACCTCGGCCGACCGCCGCAGGTTCTCCGAGCGGTCGTCGGCGGTGAACCCCAGGTCGCGGTTCAGCCCCTGGCGCATGTTCTGGCCGTAGAGCACCGTCACCGCCCGGCCCTCGTCCCACAGGCGGCGTTCCAGCCCGAAGGCGATCCGGCTCTTGCCGCTGCCGGTCAGGCCGACCAGTAAGACCGTGACCGGCACCTGGTGGTAGCGCTGCTCGCGCTCGGCCGGCTCGACCAGGCTTCCGCGCTGCTTGAGGCGGGCCGCCGGCTCGGACGCCCAGACGTCGCCCGGCGGTCGACTCCCGCCGGCCTCCAGGATCATGCCCGCGCCGACCGTGTCGTTCGTCAGCCGGTCGATGAGGATGAACGCCCCGGTCGCGTGATTGATGGAGTAGGGGTCGCAGGCCAGCGCCCGGGTCAGGCTGAGCTGGACGTGGCCGACCTCGTTCAGCCCCAGGCGGGTGATCTCGCGGTGCTCCAGGGTGTTGACGTCGACGCCGTAGCGGAAGGCCGAGACCTCCGCCGACACCTGCCGCGTGGTGTGCTTGAGCGTGTACGATCGGCCGGGGACGAGCGGTTGCTCGGTCATCCAGACCACCATCGCCTCGATCTCGCTGGTCAGGTGCGGCTGGGAGTCCGGCCGCACCAGCATGTCGCCGCGGCTGACGTCCACCTCGTCGGCCAGAGTGACCGTCACCGCCTGGGGCGCGAAGGCTTCTTCCAGCTCGCCGTCGTAGGTCACGATCGACTTCACCCGGGTGCGCGTGCCCGACGGCAGCACCACGACCTCGTCGCCCTTGCGGACGATGCCGGACGCCACGGTGCCGGCGAAGCCGCGGAAGTCGAGGTTGGGGCGGATGACGTACTGCACCGGGAACCGCATGTCGGTCATGTTGC includes:
- the rpsB gene encoding 30S ribosomal protein S2 yields the protein MSLVVKDLIDAGVHFGHRASRWNPKMKPYIYGKRNLIHIIDLKETVRGLLRATKYFHKVASQNGLILFVGTKRQASETLVEECTRSGMPYVTERWLGGTLTNFRTIRSRLERLEELETILDGEQAASYSKKMISTLTRERRKIERNLSGIRNMTRLPEALLVVDPRREHIAVAEARKLGVKVVALLDTDCDPDLVDLPVPANDDSMRSIELLIKRLNDAIIEGKAIAPDLPPQVEEREERGPRRGRDDRGGRRGPGGPRDGIRMGGGGGSGPVPRRAPDRPRSRLRPPSPPPRSPKRPRPSTRPRPPTQPLSPRRLPSPKRPRPSSRPRPLSSSPPSRRPPSRRTRPRPPSRPAKAPDPRPARVRHRTINRPPSPRRRPAPRAVPIPPIGQPIRFDGPSTDASRDRSDARHPPHRSARSHESTESKRRVPEWPRSRLRLSMSSARRPDWA
- a CDS encoding translation elongation factor Ts, with the protein product MAAITAQVVNEFRKKTGLGLMECKKLLTEADGDLAKAETLAKERGLKQAELRAGRAATAGRVEAYIHHDSKSGVLVELNCETDFVARNDEFKQLAKDLALHVMAVNPKYVRREDVPADAVAEQKRIFISQVADKPEAIQEKIAVGKLDSWYAESVLMDQPFIRDDTKSVKDVIMAVNARVGENISIARFARFIVGEAR
- the pyrH gene encoding UMP kinase, which translates into the protein MDSPASTERPAFRRILLKLSGESFCRPGEGGISVEEVSRIARQVTRVASLGVEIAIVVGGGNILRGAQLSRGSDVIKEATAHYMGMTATVINGLALQDALESLGCETRLQTTIRMDEIAEPFIRRRALSHLAKGRVVVLATGTGSPFVTTDTAAALRGKELGVDVLMKATRVDGVYSADPEKNPHALLYESLSYDQVLRDELKVMDMTAIGMCMENRLPILVFNFKKEGNIQRAVCGEPIGTWVGVSPRPRAGAAASA
- the frr gene encoding ribosome recycling factor → MSIEEIALEAEDRMEKSVTLLIDQLRGIRTGRANVGLVESVRVEYYGSFTPLKQLANLSTPEPQQILIRPFDPSVVGDIIRAIQVSELGLTPNSDGKAVRLNIPPLSVEQRKKLVGRVKDLAEEARVSIRNIRRDANKQGDQEQTDKILTEDDLTTCKEEIQALTKKFEGKVNDLAEKKSAEILES
- the cysN gene encoding sulfate adenylyltransferase subunit CysN produces the protein MQAVDLSQEDIHSYLARHQKKELLRFLTCGSVDDGKSTVIGRLLHDTKTIYEDQLAAVKRDSEKVGTTGAGEVDLALLTDGLKAEREQGITIDVAYRYFSTDRRKFIIADTPGHEQYTRNMATGASTCQLAIILIDARHGVMTQTRRHSFIVSLLGIRHVVVAVNKMDLVDYSRDVFERIKDDYTGFVAKLELRDITFIPMSALKGDNIVAKSDAMPWYAGPPLLDHLETVHIASDRNMTDMRFPVQYVIRPNLDFRGFAGTVASGIVRKGDEVVVLPSGTRTRVKSIVTYDGELEEAFAPQAVTVTLADEVDVSRGDMLVRPDSQPHLTSEIEAMVVWMTEQPLVPGRSYTLKHTTRQVSAEVSAFRYGVDVNTLEHREITRLGLNEVGHVQLSLTRALACDPYSINHATGAFILIDRLTNDTVGAGMILEAGGSRPPGDVWASEPAARLKQRGSLVEPAEREQRYHQVPVTVLLVGLTGSGKSRIAFGLERRLWDEGRAVTVLYGQNMRQGLNRDLGFTADDRSENLRRSAEVAKLLNDAGIITIAAFVAPHEAVRERTKQLIGRDRILEVYCTAPMEVLRDRDQSGAYRMADEGKIAQMPGVTAAFEEPKSPDLVLQTDQINVDECVDRIIELMKSRGCLPT